Within the Pseudomonas sp. SL4(2022) genome, the region CCAGGCAGGCCAGGTTAAAAAAGCGCTGCGCGTCCAGAGCATGGCTGTCCCATTCACGCACCTCGGGTGCTTCCGGGCGCTGGCGTTGCCACTCCAGCCGCCAGTAGTCGGCCACATCCAGCAACTTGGCGTAAAAATCGGCGTCGCGTTGCCGTTCGTGCAGCAGAAACAGGCCCATAAAACCGAGTTGGTCGGCGGCATCTTCTTCACGGCCGAGCACCGGCAATTGCAGTTCGCTGATCAGCAGGTGACCCATCTCATGCAGCAGGGTGAACTCGGCGTTGGCGGTGACAAAGCGCACTTCATCCGGGTACAGCGCCTGTACCGGCACGGCCTGAGCAACGCTGCTGAGACCCAGTAACAGCAGTAAAAGACGCTTCATGCCTGCTCCAGATCGTCTGCGCTGAACGGGGCGGGTGCGGTTGGCCAGTCCAGTTGCAAGCGTTCCAGCTCGCGCGCCAACAGGCTGGCCACCAGCCAGTCGCGCAACCAGCGATGATCCGCCGGGATGATGTACCAGGGCGCCGCCGCGTGGTCGGTGAGCGCCAGTTGTTCGGCCCAGCGTTGCTCGCGCAGGTCGAATTCGCGGTGGGCCTGCAAGTCGCTGGCGTGCAACTTCCAACGCTTGTGTGGGTGCTCCAGGCGCTCATGCAGGCGACGTTTTTGCTCGGCCTTGCTCAGGTGCAAAAAACACTTCAACGGCTGCGTCGCTTGGCTGCACAACTGCTGCTCGAAGGCGAGGATGGCGTGTTGCCGGGCGAGCAGGTCGGCCGCGCTGCACAGCCCGTCCAGCGGATCGCTGATCAGCCCTTCGTAATAGCTGCGGTTGAACACGCCCAGCAGGCCCTCCGTCGGCAACCGCCGCTGGTAGCGCCAGAGAAAATCGTGGCGCTGCTCGCACGCATCGGGCTTTTGAAAACTGTGGATGCGTAGCCCCTGCGGATCAAAACTGCTGATCACCCGGCGAATCACGCCGTCTTTACCGGAACAGTCGGTGCCTTGCAGGATCAGCAGCAGGGCGTTGCGCCGGTTGGCCCAGAGCATGCGCTGCTGACGATTGAG harbors:
- a CDS encoding polyphosphate kinase 2 family protein, with the protein product MSRLPDNLLDRCRCDPAAPFAEDPARDFGLDKQRAQQALAELRPWLNRQQRMLWANRRNALLLILQGTDCSGKDGVIRRVISSFDPQGLRIHSFQKPDACEQRHDFLWRYQRRLPTEGLLGVFNRSYYEGLISDPLDGLCSAADLLARQHAILAFEQQLCSQATQPLKCFLHLSKAEQKRRLHERLEHPHKRWKLHASDLQAHREFDLREQRWAEQLALTDHAAAPWYIIPADHRWLRDWLVASLLARELERLQLDWPTAPAPFSADDLEQA